CCGTGCCATCTCTAGTAGCGCTCCTAGGGAATAGACGGAAACATGTATTCAATATGCACTTCAATGATGTACTCTAATGATATTTTATTTCaatataatttaattttgtatgtGTAAGTATTTATATTTATCAAACACATTACATGTCTTGATCGCGAACTAGCTTGATAGATAAAAATTGGCGGGAATcaattttaaaaaatagtgTGAAATAGAAtcaaaaatttcaaattcaaatcgGTAAATCTTTAGCGGGCTGGGAAAACATTTCCAAGGGCGGATCACCCTcccacccgcctctaaaaatcgatttgtaggggcgggtgagggccATGGGTGACCCGCCCGATTTAAAGGGTCGGGTGGGGGTGACCCGCCTGATTCCAGGGACGGGTGATGGTGTGACCCGTCCGTGGAAATATATTTTCAGGCAGGCACGTTAACCGCCTCTAAAAAAATTATTCGTAGCTGCGAGAACTAGGAGTGGATATCGCGCCAACTCTAAAAATAAATACATTTTCGTAGTCGCGGATGGATGGCTAGAATTTGAGTTGCAATACAGGGAGAAACGAAAAAGTAAAGTCAGCGTATATATTGAAACAGGTGCTGGTTTCGCAGGTATCAGCAACAAAAACTATTGTACGAACTGCACAATGTGTATGTTGATTTATGTCTCCCTTTTTCTGCTTGTACAAAACTTTATTAATTCAACAATCAACACCACCAGctattactttttttttttagggaatgcaccaaacattattcaaatatcaaagtaGCCGGTACAAAAACTCCTTCCGGAGGAGAAAGAAACCACACATGTCTTCCAACTGCTTCATAGATCGAGCTTTTCGCCAATCTGTGAGCATCTACGTTCAAGTTTCTCCCTTCATGGACCACCATTGCCGACGTGAAACTTGCCAGCGCCGCCTTGATCTCCTTGACGATGTGTCCATACTCACCCATACCTGGCCCTTGCAGGCTTGGCACCACATTCCACCAGCTATTACTTCAACATGGATTATCTATCATTTCATATTTTTGGTTGAATTTTTTACGGGCTGTTTAGCCAGTTTTTTGTGGGAGTACAGAAGCACCTGAAGTGCTAGACGATCTCTGGTTTCTCAGCCCACGGAGAACATGGGCCAGTTGTGTAATTTATTTGATGGAACTGGAGGCGAGGCGCTTTGGTTGGGTCGTTGAACTGGGTCATAAAGGTCCAATACATCCTGCATTGTATAAACTTGATGTTGGCTGGCTGCTGCACAGCCAGCGTAGCCGAACGGTTCCGATTATATATTTTATTAAAAgcaaataataatttttttgtccTTCAATTGCAATCCTTATCGGAATCTGGACAAACTAATTGAAATCCTAATTGGAAACCAATAATCAGTACCTCGCACGGTCACGATACGACATGTATAAGGAGTGAAAGAATATAAAATTGGTGGTCTCATATAAGTTCAGATAAAATTATATTATCATAGCAACGCACAAGCACAATGCTAGTTTTAAACAaaaccctatatatatatatatatatatatatatatatatatatatatatatatatatatatatatatatatatatatatatgcgctCACATGGTAAGGCACCACTACCTCTCATGTAGCAGATttagataggatatatatatTTCGTTATTTGACATCAGTAACTAGTTTAACTCTTTTCATTTGTAACTGCACACTTAttcgctcctcttcttcttcttcaaaaCCAAACATAGCAACTTGTTTTTCTCTTGAATAGCCCCGTTTGGTTTCTCTAGAAGTAAAACTGTTCaccactttgaccgctaattaggggtattaaataaagacagtttATAAAGCTAACTCCAGAACcatgcgctaggaaccctgacgaatctaatgaggcctttgaccgcgtgattcgATGATGGTTAgtgtagcattattgtagctaatcatagattaattatgcTCACTAGATTCGTCGTGCAAAGTTTCACCCATCtgtgaaaaaattttacaaatagacttcatttaatactcaatGCATGCAAGATTCCCTTCTAGAACTGGAATTCTAGAAGGAACCAATATACAAGAGAGTTGAGCCAAACATAGCAAATCCATATCATCGGAAGTTCATAACACACATTAATTGCATTTAGAAGTTCGAATCACGCTAATATAAACTGCTTGCAAGAGTGCCCGGGAGCGCAGGACTGAACAGACCAACACAAGCAGCGCAAAGGAGCACACGCTGAAGTGTCTTTATTGATAACCCACTGAAGAAAGGCAAAGCTACTGCCTCGGCCGTCAAGCAACGCGCAGCGCGTCACGGAGCACCGCGCGGAGGCGGTCCGCCTCGCCccggcgcacggcggccgcgacggtgcggccccgcccgccggcgtcgcggtgcacgacggccgcgccgccgtcgccggcgccgtccacGGCGTACTCCGCGTGCGCGGGGCGCCGCGCACCGAGCTCCAGCCCGTACGCGTCAACGCCCTCGGCGTCCACGAACGTCAGGTTGGCGCCGTACACGACCGCGTCGGCGTCGTCCGCCCCCGCCAGCGCCGCAGCCGCGACCGCGCCGGCCCCGTCGAGGCTCGCGGcggccagcagcgccgccagctccgcgacgtcggccgccgccggcagcaggCCGGTCGGCGCGACGACGTGGCCGATGCGGTGCTCGTTGGTCAGCCCCAGGCGGCCGTCGCCTGTAGGCGCGGCCGCCGGGTCCGTAGTCTTCACGACGGTCACCGTGcgcgtcgcctcctcctcctcgggacCCCGGATGGCGGCCACCGCGCGCCACACCAGCGCCGCGACCAGCTCGAACGTGCCCACCTGATGATGACGGCGCCCCGCTGGCGCGCCGAGCAGGAGGCGCTTCAGCTGCTGCTCGGTGACGTGGAAGGAGAAGGGCACCATTTCACAGGCGGTGGGGACCCTCCAGTCGTCGCCgacgggcgcggcggtggccttGACCGACGGTGGGGCCGTCGCGCCGGCAGGTGCGGCCGACGGCGGCTTGGTGTGCGGGTCGCGCAGGGTGGGTGCCGGGGCCTTCTTGCCGCTGAGGAGCTGCGCCCACGTGCtgaagcaggcggcggcggagcggatgTCGCCGATGAGGTGCGCCcacttgaagccgagggccatCCCGCCGCACTTGAAGCTGGTGAACTGTCCAATAAATTGACACTTTGAGTTTTTAGTGCCAATAGTAATAAACTAATAACCATGAACAAGACACCATGAAATTTGTTAAGTtcggaggaaaaaaaaacaccatCAGTTCGATCTTAGGCCACAACATAAGCAATTAGACATGGACATGGTCTACAAGGTGCAATTTGAATCAccaatttatataaaatataaaaatattatatattcTTCATATTTATTAGCATCAGCCTTATATTGCTTAACTATTTGTATTTTGAGCTACATACTATTGGTCAAAACTAAACAAaatttgacttagaacaaatATTTTGTACTGATTTACTAGGACAAACATAAAACTacttatatttatatttacGATTCCCTGATCATTATGTTATAAAAGGCGTGGTGGTGTGACGGTCGTTCAATGTCAATGATATAAAGTTTATTTTTTCTAAATGAAGGTTGTTCCTTATCATCATTGTACCTTTTCCCCTGTTTCTTTCATAAGCTGGTGGGCCATAGAAATCTGCAAGAACATGATTCAAGATTTTCCGTACGGGAGAGGACAAAGCCTTAATTTCATTTTACTTGCGCCATGTTCTGAAATTTAAAGATCGCTGTCTTGTGCAGCAGCTGGTGTTGAACAGAAAGAAAGCACTAGCTTCAAGTTAGTAACTAGTCCCTCCATTCTGAAGTATATAGGATCTTGAGTTCTTCCTAAGTACCGATGATACTTCCAGGTACTtttgctttgaaattttttctggCCGTTGATCAATGGAAGGTATTgacaaaaattaaattaaattagtattcagTTCTACTTTTTGGTATTTGGTCTCATATTTTTTACACCACCAGGTACTTTAGTCTAGATACTTCCAGATACTTTCTACTTTGACCACCGTACGATTCTGTCGGATGAACGACTcttattttttcaatcattataaaaattctcaaatttataAAGAAGAGTATTATAATATAGCAAGGCAAACTCTCCTAGTTCGTTTTTAGCAGGCCTATTAGGGTTTTGAAAAGTCAAAGTTCAAATAAAACGACTTCCAGCCAAGAAAGGTTTAAGATAAGAAAAAGTAGCGCAAAACaagcttctcttttttttttgaaggacaaAACAAGCTTTTCTGCTTGCCTGAAACGACAAGTTTTAATGACTAGAGGTAGTAAAAGTTATTACACGAATAGATTCATATTTGAAATGTCCTTTTAATATGGCATCGACTTTGTAGCAACTGGTAATATATTTTTTAGAAGCGACTGGAAGTCCAAATCGGGATGCGGAGGACATAACCTGCACGTAGAGCAGCGGCGAGAAGAAGAGCTCCGGGCCGATGACCTTGTCGTAGGCCAGCGCCTTGCAcaggccgccgcgctccgcctccTGCTCCAGCCACTCCTCCACGGTGGCGTCGATGGCGGCCTCCACGACGCGCACGCCGCAGTCGTTGCACCGCACGtacggccgccccgccgccgcgcctacctcgccgtcgtcggccgccgggcgccgccgcagccggccgCTGACGGGGAAGTACATGTCCAGCCACGGGAACATGGGCTCCTTGAGCTCCCGGACGGCCCCCGGCGCCGGGGCGCGGAACACGTGCACCGCGCGGAGGTAGTGCAGCTTGTGCAGCAGGTCGGCGTCCGCGAGCTCGTAGTCCACTGCCTCCCCGGTCACCGACCCCGGCACCACCGTCGACAGCCGGAAGCTGTGCACGGgcatgtcgccgccgccggcgagctcggcaacCATGGCGCGCGTGGCGGTGTCGCTGCTGCCTCGGTTGCTGAGAGACTTGATTGAGAGCTGGAGGGCAGTGAACAACCAATGGGGGTCTGAACTTCCTACTTATACACCACACCGGCTTGCTTGATTGGTGTATCCATCGACCACATTGAAGTCTGAAGACGATTCATGAAGTCGATCCAatattttctccttttttttttcttcccaacGTGCAGGTACAGAACGAACACTTTAAATTGAGCAATGAATATGAGTGAAAAATGGCTCTACTGTGCGACATTATATGGCTGTATAACTATGTACATGGTCTGCAATGTGCCACTCACGTGGTTCTCCATCATCACGT
The Panicum virgatum strain AP13 chromosome 6N, P.virgatum_v5, whole genome shotgun sequence genome window above contains:
- the LOC120679094 gene encoding protein ECERIFERUM 2-like; this translates as MVAELAGGGDMPVHSFRLSTVVPGSVTGEAVDYELADADLLHKLHYLRAVHVFRAPAPGAVRELKEPMFPWLDMYFPVSGRLRRRPAADDGEVGAAAGRPYVRCNDCGVRVVEAAIDATVEEWLEQEAERGGLCKALAYDKVIGPELFFSPLLYVQFTSFKCGGMALGFKWAHLIGDIRSAAACFSTWAQLLSGKKAPAPTLRDPHTKPPSAAPAGATAPPSVKATAAPVGDDWRVPTACEMVPFSFHVTEQQLKRLLLGAPAGRRHHQVGTFELVAALVWRAVAAIRGPEEEEATRTVTVVKTTDPAAAPTGDGRLGLTNEHRIGHVVAPTGLLPAAADVAELAALLAAASLDGAGAVAAAALAGADDADAVVYGANLTFVDAEGVDAYGLELGARRPAHAEYAVDGAGDGGAAVVHRDAGGRGRTVAAAVRRGEADRLRAVLRDALRVA